The DNA sequence ATCAATATTTATGTCACACTCCAGACCAACCTACAAGAATATATAGGAATTACGATTAAACGGCTAAACAGAATGATATAGGCTCGATCATCAGGAATTTAAAACCTTGCATAACAATATATATCGTAGGTCGTTAGGAGTGAGAGTTTATTGTGCCTGACTATGCTACTAACCTTGATCTTTAAAAGGATTATGTGAAATACCAGCAGGTGAGCCCCAACATCACCTACTATTTTCATCTGAAACATATTTTTCCTGGAATCTTCTTGAATTGAAGCCTCTCCTATAATCTGGCTGGCATTCACACATGGAAATAAAAGCCTTGTCTGCATAGTCACATTACTACTATGAGCAGGTTGAAGAAACCCGGGAATCTGAATTGTTCCTATAGGCAGGCCATCATAAAGAGCTTCTAGGTGGGAAGGAGTATACCAGATGCCAattttgttatgattttgagcATTCAGGGTCAATGTGATTACTGATGAAACAAACAGGGTCGAACCAGAATAGGCATTGAGTTTATACGAATCCA is a window from the Rosa chinensis cultivar Old Blush chromosome 2, RchiOBHm-V2, whole genome shotgun sequence genome containing:
- the LOC112185879 gene encoding uncharacterized protein LOC112185879; translated protein: MDVISSFRNSEHSCCLKLCHAYSFKRSCLFLLLFLLVPVVFLGVATLIIIFVMKPQKPVFSLQDVSVDSYKLNAYSGSTLFVSSVITLTLNAQNHNKIGIWYTPSHLEALYDGLPIGTIQIPGFLQPAHSSNVTMQTRLLFPCVNASQIIGEASIQEDSRKNMFQMKIVGDVGAHLLVFHIILLKIKVGLECDINIDYEELTNRNEVHNTTGSFPASFPTNTQSLFMNCTWALYM